One segment of Megachile rotundata isolate GNS110a chromosome 6, iyMegRotu1, whole genome shotgun sequence DNA contains the following:
- the LOC100879681 gene encoding uncharacterized protein LOC100879681 isoform X2, whose translation MQRKMQSAMERETREGGVGSRSRGSTRQGGENRTDHGALRDRSEAVRKPQNLVMMGSFPECEVKLCDFEISRVVLEGTEVREILGTPDYVAPEILHYEPITLAADMWSLGVTTYVLLTGFSPFGGETDQETFQNISLGEVDFPEELFGDVSAQAKDFVAKLLVLDPSARMTAKQCLRHDWLRAAPTQASPHLRRYLSKSREVLLERVVGRENLRRAALLSQASSQANLSSDVQESNHRDQSLQDCLLSQSEMCLSHRLTGSRSSLEGSEDFPSPADSRTSLNSSRTNLSCASQSYLLNKEQTQGLLSRAQSRSQANLNHGPSRGLLSRIRSLNRIQSQACLLNGNPSATSSSLQTRMIINPVMSKSREKLYGLRSLSKSQGMLDIYRSLECLRRRRKSYQRAKTEDMLPIFKRLGAEIDASHAYVVDDRLSCDDIPSLGETKKRFDEENANVPKVEVSRPEETIDRLRADADNEISNILSSPEVQPDEKIEDQPEISSGQSFESEENLDSLKSIESDTLTEESDETPMTRETNRESNLIAGKRACQRQHSDASSHSNNSATSDDKEDRSTESETDEPKYTVAQLVSAFNKHQEVASRTSLEAIMTEKRINEVTFPTGTKALRLFIPDINISESKIVRRKTSYKPRKNWEELRKKSEKNEGILKNFVNDSANEDEDEDNDNREKIKVESDVPPSNDENKLDNEEAKEKWDKEDRWSMIVPPIEINGDSIFAEDSTRNNVDTTIDEKYKRCVKGAKLNATEASNEKLQKTTTFTRQKERLPNYIYPEVTCHVKEDSQDTIKRTVSSVSNGKSNPKVQRTDRPKPCATECVNVNLKDILQRVDTFQSTPKENLENLRKRTSIAKIILNDNFVHDNQDSNESGNRGSSRAKSEPPSSSPSKEEDNKTKLVVPPSFVRSSSLSSDSSCPTPSSVQSDVNVSWEDVQQTEKEDPSKVRRRNEIQRTSSEGRNKQCTEDKRLWGRVCTGSYSRAMEKFNKNNDASKKPVSQLNGSQQNEKIRRKSSPAMSQYVNS comes from the exons CCTCAGAATCTGGTAATGATGGGCAGCTTCCCAGAGTGCGAGGTGAAACTGTGCGATTTCGAGATCTCGAGAGTGGTGTTAGAGGGGACGGAGGTTCGTGAGATCTTGGGGACACCGGATTACGTGG CGCCCGAAATCTTGCACTACGAACCTATCACGTTGGCCGCTGACATGTG GTCTCTGGGTGTTACGACGTACGTGTTGTTGACGGGGTTCTCTCCGTTCGGCGGCGAGACCGATCAAGAAACGTTCCAAAATATTTCTCTAGGCGAGGTAGACTTCCCGGAGGAGCTGTTCGGAGACGTCTCGGCGCAGGCAAAAGATTTCGTCGCGAAGCTTCTGGTGCTAGACCCAAG CGCACGAATGACCGCGAAACAATGCCTGCGTCACGATTGGTTGCGCGCGGCACCTACACAAGCGTCGCCTCACCTGAGAAGATACCTGTCGAAATCGAGGGAAGTCCTTCTGGAGCGAGTGGTCGGCAGGGAGAATCTGCGAAGAGCGGCGCTCTTGAGCCAAGCGAGCAGCCAAGCGAATCTGTCGAGCGACGTTCAAGAGTCGAATCATCGCGATCAAAGTTTGCAGGACTGTTTGCTGAGTCAAAGCGAGATGTGTCTGAGTCACCGGCTCACCGGAAGCCGATCTAGCCTCGAGGGTAGCGAAGACTTCCCGAGTCCGGCCGACTCTCGAACCAGTCTAAATTCATCCAGAACGAATTTAAGTTGCGCCAGCCAGAGCTATTTGCTGAACAAAGAGCAAACTCAAGGCTTGCTGAGTCGCGCTCAGAGTCGATCGCAAGCGAATCTGAATCACGGTCCCAGCCGAGGTTTGCTGTCCAGAATACGAAGCCTGAATCGAATTCAATCGCAGGCGTGTTTGCTCAACGGGAATCCCTCGGCAACCTCGAGTTCGTTGCAAACGCGAATGATAATAAATCCGGTGATGAGCAAATCGCGAGAGAAGCTTTACGGTCTGAGATCGTTGTCGAAGTCCCAAGGGATGTTGGACATATACCGTAGCCTGGAGTGTCTCCGACGAAGAAGGAAGAGCTATCAGCGTGCCAAGACCGAGGACATGTTGCCCATCTTCAAACGATTAGGCGCCGAAATCGATGCTTCGCACGCTTACGTCGTGGACGATCGTCTCTCCTGCGACGACATACCCAGTCTCGGTGAAACGAAGAAACGTTTCGATGAGGAAAACGCGAACGTTCCAAAGGTGGAAGTGTCTCGACCGGAGGAGACTATCGATCGCCTCCGAGCCGATGCCGACAACGAAATCTCGAACATTTTATCGTCGCCCGAGGTCCAGCCAGATGAAAAAATAGAGGATCAACCGGAAATATCGAGTGGACAGTCTTTCGAATCGGAGGAGAATCTCGACTCGTTGAAATCGATCGAATCGGACACGCTCACCGAAGAGTCGGACGAAACGCCGATGACTCGCGAAACGAATCGTGAATCGAATCTGATAGCCGGTAAACGAGCTTGTCAACGCCAACACTCGGACGCATCGAGTCACTCGAACAATTCGGCAACTTCGGACGACAAAGAGGACCGTTCGACCGAGTCGGAAACCGACGAACCAAAGTACACGGTGGCGCAGCTTGTCTCAGCGTTTAACAAACACCAGGAAGTCGCCTCGAGAACCAGCTTGGAAGCGATAATGACCGAGAAGAGGATAAACGAGGTAACTTTCCCGACCGGAACAAAGGCGCTGAGGCTCTTTATACCGGACATCAACATCAGCGAAAGTAAGATCGTTAGGCGAAAGACCAGTTACAAGCCGCGGAAGAATTGGGAAGAGCTGAGAAAAAAGAGCGAGAAGAACGAAGGGATTCTGAAGAACTTTGTCAACGATTCGGCAAACGAGGACGAAGACGAGGATAACGATAATCGAGAAAAGATCAAGGTCGAAAGTGACGTTCCTCCTTCGAACGACGAAAACAAGTTGGATAACGAGGAAGCGAAAGAAAAATGGGACAAAGAGGACCGATGGTCGATGATCGTTCCACCGATCGAAATCAACGGTGATTCCATCTTTGCGGAAGATTCGACTCGCAACAACGTCGATACCACGATAGACGAGAAATACAAGCGTTGCGTAAAGGGTGCCAAATTAAACGCGACGGAAGCATCGAACGAAAAGCTTCAGAAGACCACGACTTTCACTCGTCAAAAAGAAAGACTTCCAAATTACATATATCCTGAAGTAACGTGCCACGTTAAGGAAGATTCGCAGGACACGATTAAAAGGACGGTTTCCTCGGTTTCGAACGGGAAATCAAACCCAAAGGTGCAGAGAACGGATCGACCGAAACCTTGCGCAACGGAATGCGTCAACGTAAACTTGAAAGACATTCTACAAAGGGTGGACACGTTCCAAAGCACGCCgaaagagaatttggaaaatttacggAAAAGAACATCGATAGCCAAGATAATCTTAAACGACAATTTTGTTCACGACAATCAAGATTCGAACGAGAGTGGAAATCGAGGAAGTAGTCGTGCCAAAAGTGAACCGCCTTCGAGCTCGCCTTCCAAAGAAGAAGATAATAAAACGAAACTGGTCGTGCCACCCTCCTTCGTAAGATCCTCTTCTTTGTCCAGCGACAGCAGCTGTCCAACACCTTCCAGCGTGCAGTCGGACGTGAACGTCTCTTGGGAGGATGTTCAGCAGACGGAGAAGGAGGACCCCAGCAAAGTTCGAAGAAGAAACGAGATCCAGAGAACCTCGAGCGAAGGAAGGAACAAACAGTGCACGGAAGACAAAAGACTTTGGGGCAGAGTTTGCACGGGATCCTACAGCAGAGCCATGGAGAAATTCAACAAGAACAACGACGCCAGTAAAAAGCCTGTCAGTCAGTTGAACGGATCGCAACAAAACGAGAAAATCAGGAGGAAAAGCAGTCCCGCGATGTCTCAATACGTCAACTCGTAA
- the LOC100879681 gene encoding uncharacterized protein LOC100879681 isoform X3 — MMGSFPECEVKLCDFEISRVVLEGTEVREILGTPDYVAPEILHYEPITLAADMWSLGVTTYVLLTGFSPFGGETDQETFQNISLGEVDFPEELFGDVSAQAKDFVAKLLVLDPSARMTAKQCLRHDWLRAAPTQASPHLRRYLSKSREVLLERVVGRENLRRAALLSQASSQANLSSDVQESNHRDQSLQDCLLSQSEMCLSHRLTGSRSSLEGSEDFPSPADSRTSLNSSRTNLSCASQSYLLNKEQTQGLLSRAQSRSQANLNHGPSRGLLSRIRSLNRIQSQACLLNGNPSATSSSLQTRMIINPVMSKSREKLYGLRSLSKSQGMLDIYRSLECLRRRRKSYQRAKTEDMLPIFKRLGAEIDASHAYVVDDRLSCDDIPSLGETKKRFDEENANVPKVEVSRPEETIDRLRADADNEISNILSSPEVQPDEKIEDQPEISSGQSFESEENLDSLKSIESDTLTEESDETPMTRETNRESNLIAGKRACQRQHSDASSHSNNSATSDDKEDRSTESETDEPKYTVAQLVSAFNKHQEVASRTSLEAIMTEKRINEVTFPTGTKALRLFIPDINISESKIVRRKTSYKPRKNWEELRKKSEKNEGILKNFVNDSANEDEDEDNDNREKIKVESDVPPSNDENKLDNEEAKEKWDKEDRWSMIVPPIEINGDSIFAEDSTRNNVDTTIDEKYKRCVKGAKLNATEASNEKLQKTTTFTRQKERLPNYIYPEVTCHVKEDSQDTIKRTVSSVSNGKSNPKVQRTDRPKPCATECVNVNLKDILQRVDTFQSTPKENLENLRKRTSIAKIILNDNFVHDNQDSNESGNRGSSRAKSEPPSSSPSKEEDNKTKLVVPPSFVRSSSLSSDSSCPTPSSVQSDVNVSWEDVQQTEKEDPSKVRRRNEIQRTSSEGRNKQCTEDKRLWGRVCTGSYSRAMEKFNKNNDASKKPVSQLNGSQQNEKIRRKSSPAMSQYVNS, encoded by the exons ATGATGGGCAGCTTCCCAGAGTGCGAGGTGAAACTGTGCGATTTCGAGATCTCGAGAGTGGTGTTAGAGGGGACGGAGGTTCGTGAGATCTTGGGGACACCGGATTACGTGG CGCCCGAAATCTTGCACTACGAACCTATCACGTTGGCCGCTGACATGTG GTCTCTGGGTGTTACGACGTACGTGTTGTTGACGGGGTTCTCTCCGTTCGGCGGCGAGACCGATCAAGAAACGTTCCAAAATATTTCTCTAGGCGAGGTAGACTTCCCGGAGGAGCTGTTCGGAGACGTCTCGGCGCAGGCAAAAGATTTCGTCGCGAAGCTTCTGGTGCTAGACCCAAG CGCACGAATGACCGCGAAACAATGCCTGCGTCACGATTGGTTGCGCGCGGCACCTACACAAGCGTCGCCTCACCTGAGAAGATACCTGTCGAAATCGAGGGAAGTCCTTCTGGAGCGAGTGGTCGGCAGGGAGAATCTGCGAAGAGCGGCGCTCTTGAGCCAAGCGAGCAGCCAAGCGAATCTGTCGAGCGACGTTCAAGAGTCGAATCATCGCGATCAAAGTTTGCAGGACTGTTTGCTGAGTCAAAGCGAGATGTGTCTGAGTCACCGGCTCACCGGAAGCCGATCTAGCCTCGAGGGTAGCGAAGACTTCCCGAGTCCGGCCGACTCTCGAACCAGTCTAAATTCATCCAGAACGAATTTAAGTTGCGCCAGCCAGAGCTATTTGCTGAACAAAGAGCAAACTCAAGGCTTGCTGAGTCGCGCTCAGAGTCGATCGCAAGCGAATCTGAATCACGGTCCCAGCCGAGGTTTGCTGTCCAGAATACGAAGCCTGAATCGAATTCAATCGCAGGCGTGTTTGCTCAACGGGAATCCCTCGGCAACCTCGAGTTCGTTGCAAACGCGAATGATAATAAATCCGGTGATGAGCAAATCGCGAGAGAAGCTTTACGGTCTGAGATCGTTGTCGAAGTCCCAAGGGATGTTGGACATATACCGTAGCCTGGAGTGTCTCCGACGAAGAAGGAAGAGCTATCAGCGTGCCAAGACCGAGGACATGTTGCCCATCTTCAAACGATTAGGCGCCGAAATCGATGCTTCGCACGCTTACGTCGTGGACGATCGTCTCTCCTGCGACGACATACCCAGTCTCGGTGAAACGAAGAAACGTTTCGATGAGGAAAACGCGAACGTTCCAAAGGTGGAAGTGTCTCGACCGGAGGAGACTATCGATCGCCTCCGAGCCGATGCCGACAACGAAATCTCGAACATTTTATCGTCGCCCGAGGTCCAGCCAGATGAAAAAATAGAGGATCAACCGGAAATATCGAGTGGACAGTCTTTCGAATCGGAGGAGAATCTCGACTCGTTGAAATCGATCGAATCGGACACGCTCACCGAAGAGTCGGACGAAACGCCGATGACTCGCGAAACGAATCGTGAATCGAATCTGATAGCCGGTAAACGAGCTTGTCAACGCCAACACTCGGACGCATCGAGTCACTCGAACAATTCGGCAACTTCGGACGACAAAGAGGACCGTTCGACCGAGTCGGAAACCGACGAACCAAAGTACACGGTGGCGCAGCTTGTCTCAGCGTTTAACAAACACCAGGAAGTCGCCTCGAGAACCAGCTTGGAAGCGATAATGACCGAGAAGAGGATAAACGAGGTAACTTTCCCGACCGGAACAAAGGCGCTGAGGCTCTTTATACCGGACATCAACATCAGCGAAAGTAAGATCGTTAGGCGAAAGACCAGTTACAAGCCGCGGAAGAATTGGGAAGAGCTGAGAAAAAAGAGCGAGAAGAACGAAGGGATTCTGAAGAACTTTGTCAACGATTCGGCAAACGAGGACGAAGACGAGGATAACGATAATCGAGAAAAGATCAAGGTCGAAAGTGACGTTCCTCCTTCGAACGACGAAAACAAGTTGGATAACGAGGAAGCGAAAGAAAAATGGGACAAAGAGGACCGATGGTCGATGATCGTTCCACCGATCGAAATCAACGGTGATTCCATCTTTGCGGAAGATTCGACTCGCAACAACGTCGATACCACGATAGACGAGAAATACAAGCGTTGCGTAAAGGGTGCCAAATTAAACGCGACGGAAGCATCGAACGAAAAGCTTCAGAAGACCACGACTTTCACTCGTCAAAAAGAAAGACTTCCAAATTACATATATCCTGAAGTAACGTGCCACGTTAAGGAAGATTCGCAGGACACGATTAAAAGGACGGTTTCCTCGGTTTCGAACGGGAAATCAAACCCAAAGGTGCAGAGAACGGATCGACCGAAACCTTGCGCAACGGAATGCGTCAACGTAAACTTGAAAGACATTCTACAAAGGGTGGACACGTTCCAAAGCACGCCgaaagagaatttggaaaatttacggAAAAGAACATCGATAGCCAAGATAATCTTAAACGACAATTTTGTTCACGACAATCAAGATTCGAACGAGAGTGGAAATCGAGGAAGTAGTCGTGCCAAAAGTGAACCGCCTTCGAGCTCGCCTTCCAAAGAAGAAGATAATAAAACGAAACTGGTCGTGCCACCCTCCTTCGTAAGATCCTCTTCTTTGTCCAGCGACAGCAGCTGTCCAACACCTTCCAGCGTGCAGTCGGACGTGAACGTCTCTTGGGAGGATGTTCAGCAGACGGAGAAGGAGGACCCCAGCAAAGTTCGAAGAAGAAACGAGATCCAGAGAACCTCGAGCGAAGGAAGGAACAAACAGTGCACGGAAGACAAAAGACTTTGGGGCAGAGTTTGCACGGGATCCTACAGCAGAGCCATGGAGAAATTCAACAAGAACAACGACGCCAGTAAAAAGCCTGTCAGTCAGTTGAACGGATCGCAACAAAACGAGAAAATCAGGAGGAAAAGCAGTCCCGCGATGTCTCAATACGTCAACTCGTAA
- the LOC100883001 gene encoding ATP-dependent RNA helicase DDX42 translates to MSYHRGGGNKPKGFGFGGFQMTRTKRTGSNVPPPPPNSTLSKQGYHTMNSITENALSACWGMPKKRSKTEEEYFEDDDDPPPFSLEYIPAPGSPTYDWMKKSTPKENSDSEEDPLDAFMAGIDAEVKKNNYEAQLAEDDRKEDKSKGFRADIDCEDDEESYYRYMEENPTAGLQQEESDQEIEYDEDGNPIAPPKKKEIDPLPPIDHSEIQYESFEKNFYNVHDEIASLSKQQIDDLRKTLGIKVSGPSPPNPVTSFGHFGFDDALIKAIRKNEYTQPTPIQAQAVPAALSGRDIIGIAKTGSGKTAAFIWPMLVHIMDQRELKAGDGPIGLILAPTRELSQQIYQEARKFGKVYNIQVCCCYGGGSKWEQSKALEGGAEIVVATPGRIIDLVKMKATNLTRVTFLVLDEADRMFDMGFEPQVRSICNHVRPDRQTLLFSATFKKRVEKLARDVLTDPVRIVQGDVGEANADVTQHVIVFNNNPTGKWTWLLQNLVEFLSAGSLLIFVTKKLNAEELANNLKLKELDVLLLHGDMDQIERNKVITAFKKKEVSTLVATDVAARGLDIPHIRTVVNYDIARDIDTHTHRIGRTGRAGEKGTAYTLVTEKDKEFAGHLVRNLEGANQEVPKSLMDLAMQSAWFRKSRFKGGKGKSLNVGGAGLGFRGRPDTSSTSSSGSSSQGSKDISEVVKKLERHGPGSDRLSAMKAAFRSQYNSQFRASSDHTWEQTITRPSVIMPPPPPVPPKPNTEQSRTQNSQASNTSGERKRVRKSRWE, encoded by the exons ATGAGTTATCACCGTGGAGGTGGTAACAAGCCGAAAGGCTTCGGGTTTGGTGGTTTCCAAATGACCCGCACCAAAAGGACTGGCTCTAATGTACCACCACCTCCTCCAAATTCAACATTGAGCAAGCAAGGATACCACACTATGAATTCTATCACTGAAAATGCCTTGTCAGCCTGTTGGGGAATGCCAAAAAAACGTAGTAAAACAGAGGAAGA ATACTTTGAGGACGACGATGATCCGCCACCGTTCTCTTTAGAATATATCCCAGCACCTGGGTCTCCCACGTACGACTGGATGAAGAAATCGACGCCGAAAGAAAACAGCGACAGCGAGGAAGATCCGCTGGACGCGTTCATGGCTGGCATAGATGCCGAAGTAAAGAAAAACAATTACGAAGCACAACTCGCGGAAGATGATCGTAAAGAGGACAAATCTAAAGGGTTCAGAGCGGACATCGATTGCGAGGACGACGAAGAAAGTTATTACAG GTACATGGAGGAAAACCCAACCGCGGGTTTACAACAAGAGGAATCTGACCAAGAGATCGAATACGACGAGGATGGGAATCCTATCGCGCCTCCTAAAAAGAAAGAGATTGATCCTCTGCCTCCCATCGATCACAGCGAAATACAATACGAATCGTTCGAGAAAAACTTCTACAACGTTCACGACGAAATTGCCAGCTTAAGCAAGCAACAGATTGACGATTTGAGGAAAACGTTGGGGATAAAGGTATCTGGTCCCTCGCCGCCTAACCCGGTCACCAGTTTCGGTCACTTTGGCTTTGACGATGCGTTAATAAAAGCAATTAGAAAAAACGAATATACCCAACCCACTCCCATCCAAGCTCAAGCTGTCCCTGCTGCGTTAAGTGGCAGGGACATAATAGGTATAGCGAAGACTGGTAGCGGTAAAACCGCGGCCTTCATTTGGCCCATGTTGGTTCACATAATGGATCAGAGAGAACTAAAGGCTGGCGACGGACCTATCGGCTTGATTCTTGCTCCTACGAGAGAATTGTCTCAACAG ATTTATCAAGAAGCAAGAAAGTTTGGGAAAGTGTATAACATTCAAGTGTGTTGCTGTTACGGTGGCGGCAGCAAGTGGGAACAAAGTAAAGCGTTGGAAGGGGGTGCAGAGATAGTAGTCGCAACACCGGGTAGAATTATAGATTTAGTTAAAATGAAAGCCACGAATTTAACCAGAGTAACGTTCTTGGTATTGGATGAGGCCGATAGAATGTTCGATATGGGTTTCG AGCCACAAGTACGATCAATCTGTAATCACGTTAGGCCGGACAGGCAAACGCTGTTGTTCAGTGCAACTTTTAAAAAGAGGGTAGAAAAGCTCGCGAGGGACGTTTTAACGGATCCGGTTAGAATAGTTCAAGGAGACGTTGGCGAAGCGAACGCGGACGTTACTCAACACGTAATAGTCTTCAATAATAATCCAACCGGCAAGTGGACTTGGTTGCTGCAAAACCTGGTCGAATTTCTGAGTGCTGGTAGCCTGTTAATCTTTGTGACCAAAAAG CTTAACGCCGAAGAACTCGCAAACAATCTCAAGTTGAAAGAGTTGGACGTTTTGCTTCTACACGGTGACATGGACCAGATCGAAAGGAATAAAGTGATCACGGCTTTTAAGAAGAAGGAAGTCAGTACTTTGGTCGCTACCGACGTCGCTG CCCGAGGTTTGGACATTCCACATATCAGAACCGTCGTCAATTACGACATCGCGCGAGATATCGATACTCACACGCATAGGATAGGTAGGACGGGTCGAGCCGGCGAAAAGGGTACGGCGTATACCCTCGTGACGGAGAAGGACAAAGAATTCGCCGGTCATCTAGTCCGAAATTTGGAAGGAGCGAACCAAGAGGTACCAAAGAGCCTTATGGACTTGGCGATGCAAAGCGCTTGGTTCCGAAAGTCGAGGTTCAAAGGTGGGAAAGGAAAAAGTTTGAACGTTGGGGGAGCTGGACTTGGTTTCAGAGGAAGACCCGACACTTCGTCCACTTCG AGCAGCGGTTCTTCGTCGCAAGGGTCAAAAGACATAAGCGAAGTTGTCAAGAAACTAGAGAGACACGGACCCGGTAGTGATCGATTATCCGCCATGAAAGCGGCGTTTCGCAGTCAGTACAATTCTCAG TTCCGGGCATCGTCGGATCACACGTGGGAACAAACTATTACGCGTCCTTCGGTGATCATGCCGCCGCCTCCTCCTGTACCTCCGAAACCAAATACGGAACAATCGCGAACTCAGAACAGTCAAGCGTCGAATACCAGCGGAGAAAGGAAGAGAGTTAGAAAGAGTCGATGGGAATAA
- the LOC100882888 gene encoding cationic amino acid transporter 4, producing MPSVRRMILGHVVSGLCSKMNRTKKLQGDLLETPMKRCLSTFDITLLGVGHMVGAGIYVLTGTVAHNTAGPGVILSFLLAGLASLLAALCYAEFGARIPKAGSAYVYTYISVGEFWAFVIGWNIILEHMIGAASVARAWSGYVDSLAGGSISNYTRHIMHGYTMGEPFGNIPDLLAAGLCLAYAMLLALGVKCSATVNSLLTIVNLAVMGLVIGLGIYYAKISNWSSQNGGFLPFGFGGVLAGAATCFYAFVGFDSIATSGEEARDPGQSIPRATLLSMAIVTIGYVMVGAALTLVVPFWNINPAAALPEAFSSRGIPWAKYVISVGALCGMTTTLFGSLFSLPRTMYAMANDGLLFGFLGHVSERTQVPVLNLAISGSVSALIALLFDLQHLVEFMSIGTFLAYTIVSASVIILRYRPEKTTPVSSNAGTPSSLTSPPTEGADSNSDCNSITSAESELLDLSEGAGKLKPRYVWLANFLGNCKSGNAVVGSVIIYTAGCISLCPLLILISETYFAPAWWDYFVMANVVLLLIGSLLVIAAHQQNPSSGKFRVPMVPLVPALSILFNVGLMFHLSLLTWLRFLVWMIVGILIYFLYGIHYSKEAASPNSYSILMATSEAGRGAKWGATLRVNQKSDKVPILNEEDFVH from the exons ATGCCGTCGGTTCGCCGGATGATCCTAGGACACGTCGTGTCCGGCCTGTGCAGCAAAATGAATCGCACGAAAAAGCTTCAAGGTGATTTGCTTGAAACACCTATGAAACGATGCCTTTCCACCTTCGATATTACGCTGCTCG GTGTGGGTCATATGGTTGGCGCTGGAATCTACGTTCTGACAGGAACGGTAGCTCACAACACGGCTGGTCCAGGTGTCATTCTAAGCTTCCTACTCGCCGGTCTAGCTTCCTTGTTGGCGGCATTATGCTACGCGGAATTCGGTGCGCGAATTCCAAAAGCTGGTAGCGCTTACGTTTACACGTACATTTCCGTCGGTGAATTTTGGGCTTTCGTTATCGGATGGAACATCATATTAGAACATATGATAG GAGCTGCGTCGGTAGCTAGAGCTTGGAGCGGATACGTCGATTCTTTGGCGGGAGGCTCCATCAGCAATTACACTCGTCATATAATGCACGGATACACCATGGGAGAACCGTTCGGAAATATTCCCGATTTACTGGCAGCTGGACTGTGTCTCGCCTACGCGATGCTGCTGGCACTGGGCGTGAAATGTTCGGCGACGGTCAATTCTTTGCTGACTATCGTAAATCTAGCTGTGATGGGATTGGTGATCGGTTTGGGAATTTATTACGCTAAGATTTCTAACTGGAGCAGTCAGAACGGAGGTTTCCTGCCTTTCGGCTTTGGGGGTGTACTAGCAG GCGCCGCAACGTGTTTCTACGCCTTCGTGGGGTTCGACTCGATCGCAACTTCCGGCGAAGAAGCGCGTGATCCAGGACAGAGTATTCCACGGGCGACCCTTCTCTCAATGGCGATCGTAACCATCGGATACGTGATGGTCGGAGCTGCTCTGACACTGGTCGTACCGTTTTGGAACATTAATCCAGCGGCCGCACTTCCGGAAGCATTTTCCTCGAGAGGAATACCATGGGCCAAATACGTGATAAG TGTAGGGGCACTGTGCGGAATGACAACGACCCTCTTCGGATCCCTGTTCTCTTTGCCGCGAACGATGTACGCGATGGCGAATGACGGTCTTCTCTTTGGCTTTCTGGGTCACGTAAGCGAACGCACGCAAGTTCCGGTCCTCAATTTGGCCATCAGCGGTTCTGTCAGTGCCTTGATTGCTTTGCTATTCGACCTGCAACACCTGGTCGAATTCATGTCGATCGGCACCTTCTTGGCCTACACCATCGTATCGGCGAGCGTGATTATTCTAAGATATCGTCCTGAGAAGACCACACCGGTGTCATCGAACGCTGGTACACCGAGCAGCTTAACGTCACCGCCTACCGAGGGTGCCGATTCCAATAGCGACTGCAACAGCATCACCTCCGCGGAGTCCGAG TTGTTGGATCTGAGCGAGGGCGCCGGTAAACTCAAGCCACGATACGTCTGGTTGGCAAACTTTTTGGGCAACTGCAAGTCAGGAAACGCGGTGGTTGGCTCCGTCATAATTTATACAGCTGGCTGCATTTCCCTCTGtcctttattaattttaatatccgAAACGTACTTTGCTCCGGCTTGGTGGGATTACTTCGTTATGGCAAACGTTGTGCTCTTATTGATCGGAA gtCTACTCGTCATCGCCGCCCATCAGCAAAATCCTTCCAGTGGTAAATTCCGTGTACCTATGGTACCTTTGGTACCAGCTCTGAGTATTCTGTTCAACGTCGGGCTGATGTTCCACCTGTCGCTTCTGACGTGGTTACGATTTCTTGTGTGGATGATCGTTG GtattttgatatatttcttGTACGGAATTCACTACAGTAAAGAAGCTGCCAGCCCGAATTCGTACTCGATTTTAATGGCAACCTCGGAGGCTGGAAGAGGAGCAAAATGGGGCGCCACGCTGCGCGTCAATCAGAAAAGCGACAAGGTCCCAATTTTGAACGAAGAAGATTTTGTACATTAG
- the LOC143264600 gene encoding uncharacterized protein LOC143264600: MLVKLILISTIWSFVYVRSIETSGELKRLFLIGDSRLVSSMDAESTNTEQRLVRQVSNTPKIADGTLPQPTERVPVMNHESMHPAVKHPKKRAMNYKEDDQVDLRPGCCG, from the exons ATGTtggtcaaattaattttaatctcaaCGATCTGGAGCTTCGTTTACGTACGAAGCATAGAAACTTCTGGTGAACTTAAACGTTTATTCTTAATTGGTGATTCTCGTCTTGTCTCGAGCATGGATGCCGAATCCACGAATACC GAACAACGACTCGTTCGTCAAGTATCTAACACACCTAAGATCGCGGACGGTACTCTGCCGCAACCTACGGAACGTGTACCGGTTATGAATCATGAATCGATGCATCCGGCAGTAAAACACCCAAAGAAAAGGGCAATGAATTACAAGGAAGATGATCAGGTCGATTTACGACCCGGTTGTTGTGGATAA